A stretch of the Notamacropus eugenii isolate mMacEug1 chromosome 2, mMacEug1.pri_v2, whole genome shotgun sequence genome encodes the following:
- the BARHL2 gene encoding barH-like 2 homeobox protein, with protein sequence MTAMEGASGSSFGIDTILSSANSGSPGVMNGDFRQHVDGRSTDFRSQATPSPCSEIDTVGTAPSSPISVTLEHSEPHLVQDGLQQHHHHLHHGQPPPPPPQQQPPQPPQSLQPSPQPPPPPQPPSQPQQQPQPPHLGSAASAPRTSTSSFLIKDILGDSKPLAACAPYSTSVSSPHHTPKQEGNAANESFRPKLEQEDSKTKLDKRDDVQNDVKCHGTKEEGDREISSSRESPPVRAKKPRKARTAFSDHQLNQLERSFERQKYLSVQDRMDLAAALNLTDTQVKTWYQNRRTKWKRQTAVGLELLAEAGNYSALQRMFPSPYFYHPSLLGSMDSTTAAAAAAAMYSSMYRTPPAPHPQLQRPLVPRVLIHGLGPGGQPALNPLSNPIPGTPHPR encoded by the exons ATGACAGCCATGGAAGGGGCAAGTGGGTCTAGTTTTGGAATAGACACGATTCTGTCCAGCGCCAACTCGGGCAGCCCGGGTGTGATGAACGGAGATTTTCGCCAGCACGTCGATGGTCGGAGCACGGATTTTAGGAGCCAGGCCACCCCATCCCCCTGTTCCGAGATTGATACAGTAGGAACTGCACCTTCCTCTCCCATCTCCGTCACCCTGGAACACTCGGAGCCCCACCTGGTCCAGGACGGCTTACAGCAGCACCATCACCATCTCCATCACGGGCAACCGCCGCCGCCTCCTCCACAGCAGCAGCCGCCGCAGCCGCCACAAAGTTTGCAACCTTCCCCTcagccgccaccgccgccgcagCCTCCATCTCAGCCCCAGCAGCAGCCGCAGCCCCCGCATCTGGGCTCGGCAGCCTCGGCCCCCAGGACTTCTAcgtcttcttttttaattaaagacATTCTGGGCGACAGCAAACCGCTGGCCGCTTGTGCACCGTACAGCACCAGCGTCTCGTCTCCCCATCATACTCCGAAACAAGAGGGGAACGCAGCCAACGAGAGCTTCAGGCCAAAACTCGAGCAAGAAGACAGCAAAACGAAACTCGACAAGCGCGATGATGTCCAGAACGACGTCAAATGCCACG GAACAAAGGAGGAAGGAGACCGGGAGATTTCAAGTAGCCGGGAGAGTCCCCCAGTCAGGGCCAAGAAACCTCGGAAAGCGAGAACGGCCTTCTCAGATCACCAGCTTAACCAGCTGGAGCGGAGTTTTGAACGACAGAAGTACTTGAGTGTGCAAGATCGAATGGACCTTGCCGCCGCCCTCAACCTCACCGATACCCAGGTTAAGACCTGGTATCAGAACCGGAG GACGAAATGGAAAAGGCAGACCGCTGTGGGCCTTGAGTTGCTGGCGGAGGCCGGGAATTACTCTGCCCTTCAGAGGATGTTTCCGTCTCCTTATTTCTACCATCCGAGCCTGCTGGGCAGCATGGACAGCACCACGGCCGCGGCCGCGGCCGCCGCCATGTACAGCAGCATGTATCGGACTCCTCCCGCTCCCCACCCGCAGCTCCAGCGGCCCCTTGTGCCCCGGGTTCTGATCCACGGCCTGGGGCCAGGGGGACAGCCAGCTCTCAACCCTTTGTCCAACCCTATCCCGGGGACCCCGCACCCTCGGTGA